One Luteimonas sp. MC1825 DNA segment encodes these proteins:
- a CDS encoding dicarboxylate/amino acid:cation symporter, producing MTESNAPARQRMPLHWKIAIGFVAGLGAGLVAHYGFGADAGWVQAFTRYVTQPFSTLFLSLIFMMIVPLLFSALVVGVSEMGDIRSLGRIGWRTLACTVLLSGIAVVLGLVMVNLFRPGDGVDPELAQRLLSEGAERAAAIVRDSSEQPTGVQMLLDIVPQNIVDAASSNASILALMFFALMFGIGIVMSPDSPAIRTLRRGIEGIFEVSMTLIGLVIRLAPYAVFCFMFNLAALFGWDLLLRLGAYVLVVVGALAIHMLVVYSLALKFVGGYSPLRFFKGVQEAMLMAFSTASSNATLPTALHVADTQLKLPRAVSRFVLTIGATANQNGTALFEGVTVIFLAQFFGVELGIGQQVVVMLVCILGGIGTAGVPSGSLPVVALICAMVGVPPEGIGLVLGVNHFLDMCRTTVNVTGDLGIAAMVARDIEDVPGAPVLDDAAA from the coding sequence ATGACCGAGTCGAACGCGCCTGCCAGGCAACGCATGCCGCTGCACTGGAAGATCGCCATCGGCTTTGTCGCCGGCCTGGGCGCCGGCCTCGTCGCCCACTACGGTTTCGGCGCCGACGCCGGCTGGGTGCAGGCGTTCACGCGCTACGTCACGCAGCCGTTCTCCACGCTGTTCCTCAGCCTGATCTTCATGATGATCGTGCCGTTGCTGTTCTCGGCGCTGGTGGTGGGCGTGTCGGAGATGGGCGACATCCGTTCGCTGGGTCGCATCGGCTGGCGCACGCTGGCCTGCACCGTGCTGCTGTCCGGCATCGCCGTAGTGCTCGGCCTGGTGATGGTCAACCTGTTCCGCCCCGGCGACGGCGTCGACCCGGAACTCGCGCAGCGCCTGCTCAGCGAGGGCGCCGAGCGGGCCGCTGCGATCGTGCGCGACAGCAGCGAGCAGCCCACCGGCGTGCAGATGCTGCTCGACATCGTGCCGCAGAACATCGTTGACGCGGCCTCCAGCAATGCCAGCATCCTGGCGCTGATGTTCTTCGCGCTGATGTTCGGCATCGGTATCGTCATGAGCCCCGACAGCCCCGCGATCCGCACGCTGCGACGCGGCATCGAGGGCATCTTCGAAGTCTCGATGACGCTGATCGGCCTGGTCATCCGGCTCGCGCCCTATGCGGTGTTCTGCTTCATGTTCAACCTCGCCGCGCTGTTCGGCTGGGACCTGCTGTTGCGCCTGGGCGCCTACGTGCTGGTGGTCGTGGGCGCGCTGGCCATCCACATGCTGGTGGTCTATTCGCTGGCGCTGAAGTTCGTCGGTGGCTATTCGCCGCTGCGCTTCTTCAAGGGCGTGCAGGAAGCGATGCTGATGGCCTTCAGCACCGCGTCCAGCAACGCGACGCTGCCGACCGCGCTGCACGTGGCCGATACCCAGCTCAAGCTGCCCAGGGCGGTGTCGCGCTTCGTGCTGACCATCGGCGCCACCGCCAACCAGAACGGCACCGCGCTGTTCGAAGGCGTGACCGTGATCTTCCTGGCGCAGTTCTTCGGCGTCGAGCTCGGCATCGGCCAGCAGGTGGTGGTGATGCTGGTGTGCATCCTCGGCGGCATCGGCACCGCGGGCGTGCCATCCGGCTCGCTGCCGGTGGTGGCGCTGATCTGCGCCATGGTCGGCGTGCCACCGGAAGGCATCGGCCTAGTGCTGGGCGTCAACCATTTCCTCGACATGTGCCGCACCACGGTGAATGTCACCGGCGACCTCGGCATCGCGGCGATGGTGGCGCGCGACATCGAGGACGTGCCTGGCGCGCCCGTGCTGGACGACGCCGCGGCCTGA